Proteins encoded in a region of the Streptomyces sp. NBC_00258 genome:
- a CDS encoding helix-turn-helix domain-containing protein, with the protein MSPVLDTAFIPPRDREEVVRNAVWKSMVAVDIDHRPAAEDISVRIGLGAVGPIRICSARATAVALRRTERLAREDEEPAVTLGVQMTGSSVVVQNGRECLLRPGEFAIYESIAPYTHLFDEGVDYRFIRFPRAALALPDRLLRDIAAVPLGSDNPIARLAFPYFSQLAVSDELHQGVHADAVVQPSIELLRAVLTSQHGNSSLAKEPLEATLSLRITQYIRKHLADPDLSAARIAAAHDISVRHLYAVLSRSGISLGDWIRTRRLAECRRELAGPNGRLRTIAAIGRRWGFADATHFSKVFKQAYGFSPRAWRDQNHPRTSA; encoded by the coding sequence ATGAGCCCGGTTCTGGACACCGCGTTCATACCGCCGCGGGACCGGGAGGAAGTGGTCCGCAACGCGGTGTGGAAATCCATGGTGGCGGTCGATATCGACCACCGTCCCGCGGCTGAGGACATCTCCGTTCGTATAGGGCTCGGCGCTGTGGGGCCCATCAGGATCTGTTCGGCGCGGGCGACCGCGGTCGCCCTCCGTCGGACGGAGCGGCTGGCCCGGGAGGACGAGGAGCCGGCCGTCACCCTCGGTGTGCAGATGACGGGCAGCAGCGTGGTGGTGCAGAACGGTCGCGAGTGCCTGCTGAGGCCGGGGGAATTCGCCATCTACGAATCGATCGCTCCCTACACACATCTCTTCGACGAGGGAGTCGACTACCGCTTCATCCGTTTCCCGCGCGCGGCACTCGCGCTCCCCGACCGGTTACTACGCGACATCGCCGCTGTCCCCCTGGGATCCGACAACCCCATCGCGCGCCTCGCCTTCCCTTACTTCTCCCAACTGGCCGTCAGCGACGAATTGCACCAGGGCGTGCACGCCGATGCCGTCGTGCAGCCCAGCATCGAACTCCTGCGTGCGGTCCTGACGTCCCAGCACGGCAACTCCAGCCTGGCCAAGGAGCCGCTGGAGGCGACACTCAGCCTGCGGATCACTCAATACATCCGGAAGCATCTGGCTGATCCCGATCTGTCGGCAGCACGGATAGCCGCTGCACACGACATCTCCGTACGTCACCTCTACGCCGTGCTGTCCCGGTCGGGCATCAGCCTCGGAGACTGGATCCGCACACGCCGCCTGGCCGAATGCAGGAGAGAGCTGGCCGGCCCGAACGGCCGACTGCGGACCATCGCCGCGATAGGACGAAGGTGGGGCTTCGCGGACGCCACCCACTTCAGCAAGGTGTTCAAACAGGCCTACGGATTCTCGCCCCGGGCCTGGCGCGACCAGAACCACCCCCGCACGTCCGCGTGA
- a CDS encoding FAD-dependent monooxygenase has protein sequence MQQQVVIAGGGPVGLWLAAELRLGGVSVTVVEERVDIDQRSKALTIHPRTLEILASRGVHEPFLAEGLAIPGGHFAVLDDRLDFRALETPFPYTLALPQARTEELLEEHALALGAVIVRGHRVTGFTEHPEAVTVQVDGLDGAYELRAAFIVGCDGSRSTVRTAAGIDFVGTPSTVLGWLGDVTLDSPPRPGFSTFGLRGGVMVAPLPGARYRLVGVSPDSLTTEWPGDLTLEELRAKTLAVTGEDFGMRDPVWLSRFGNATRLAAQYRRGRIQLAGDAAHQHFPAGGVGMNVGIQDAHNLGWKLAATLRGWAPDHLLDTYHTERHPVGAQLMEHSRAQTALMTGFTPEGMDLRSLFSGMIATQPALNKALSERLTALAVSYPTPDPTAHPLTGTSAPDLAFTGSENHLFSRLRPDSYLLLDLTAGVLADRTRPGLVVDTATLDQPPSAWATVRAALIRPDGHVAWAGIDEADTALSAAADRALATTHRTVAR, from the coding sequence ATGCAACAGCAGGTTGTCATCGCCGGAGGAGGCCCGGTCGGGCTCTGGCTCGCCGCCGAACTGCGGCTGGGCGGGGTATCCGTCACCGTCGTCGAGGAGCGTGTGGACATCGACCAGCGCTCCAAGGCCCTCACCATCCACCCACGCACCCTCGAGATCCTGGCCTCGCGTGGCGTGCACGAGCCCTTCCTCGCCGAGGGCCTGGCGATCCCGGGCGGCCACTTCGCCGTGCTCGACGACCGGCTCGACTTCCGGGCGCTGGAGACCCCGTTCCCGTACACCCTCGCCCTGCCCCAGGCCCGCACCGAGGAACTCCTGGAGGAACACGCGCTCGCGCTCGGCGCCGTGATCGTGCGCGGTCACCGCGTCACCGGGTTCACCGAGCACCCGGAGGCGGTGACCGTGCAGGTGGACGGGTTGGACGGGGCGTACGAACTTCGGGCGGCGTTCATCGTCGGCTGCGACGGCTCCCGCAGCACCGTGCGCACCGCCGCCGGCATCGACTTCGTCGGTACGCCCTCCACCGTCCTTGGCTGGCTCGGCGACGTCACCCTTGACAGCCCGCCGCGGCCCGGGTTCAGCACCTTCGGGCTCCGGGGCGGGGTGATGGTCGCGCCGCTGCCCGGTGCGCGGTACCGCCTGGTCGGTGTCAGCCCAGACAGCCTCACGACGGAATGGCCCGGTGACCTCACCCTGGAGGAGTTGCGAGCCAAGACCCTCGCCGTCACGGGCGAGGACTTCGGGATGCGCGACCCGGTCTGGCTCTCCCGATTCGGCAACGCCACTCGGCTGGCCGCCCAGTACCGGCGAGGTCGGATCCAGCTCGCCGGTGACGCCGCCCACCAGCACTTCCCGGCGGGTGGCGTCGGGATGAACGTCGGCATCCAGGACGCGCACAACCTCGGCTGGAAACTCGCCGCCACCCTCCGCGGCTGGGCTCCTGACCACCTGCTCGACACGTACCACACCGAGCGCCACCCCGTAGGTGCCCAGCTGATGGAACACAGCCGCGCCCAGACCGCCCTGATGACTGGCTTCACCCCCGAAGGCATGGACCTGCGCTCCCTGTTCAGCGGGATGATCGCCACCCAGCCGGCACTGAACAAGGCCCTGTCCGAACGTCTCACCGCACTCGCCGTCAGCTACCCCACGCCGGATCCGACAGCCCACCCGCTCACCGGCACCAGCGCCCCCGACCTGGCCTTCACCGGCTCCGAGAACCACCTGTTCTCCCGGTTGCGCCCGGACAGCTACCTTCTGCTCGACCTGACGGCGGGCGTCCTGGCGGACCGGACACGGCCGGGGCTCGTGGTGGACACCGCAACCCTCGACCAGCCCCCGTCCGCATGGGCCACCGTGCGCGCCGCCCTCATCCGCCCCGACGGGCACGTCGCCTGGGCCGGGATCGATGAGGCCGACACCGCACTGTCCGCCGCCGCGGATCGGGCGCTCGCCACCACTCACCGCACTGTGGCCCGCTAA
- a CDS encoding TetR/AcrR family transcriptional regulator C-terminal domain-containing protein produces the protein MTNRQASQDRLPRLDPGTVIRTALELLDEKGLDALSTRAVADRLGVRMNTVLWHVKTKARMLELMADAVVGEAPLDDLPSPWDERVRDLARRYRRALLAHRDGATLVVGTYAAEPHTLGFADALVGALLDGGLDERESAWTTWTIIYFALGLTQEEQAAAQQAPNSRLANAVSETGYPALHRVLGHLDAESFDERFEFGLSAILARR, from the coding sequence ATGACCAATAGGCAAGCGAGTCAGGACCGCCTCCCGCGGCTGGACCCCGGAACGGTGATCCGTACCGCGCTGGAACTGCTGGACGAAAAGGGCCTGGACGCCCTGTCCACCCGGGCGGTCGCCGACCGGCTCGGCGTACGGATGAACACCGTGCTGTGGCATGTGAAGACCAAGGCCCGGATGCTGGAGCTGATGGCGGACGCCGTCGTCGGCGAAGCCCCGCTCGACGACCTCCCATCCCCCTGGGACGAGCGCGTCCGCGATCTGGCCCGCCGGTACCGCCGCGCCCTGCTCGCCCACCGCGACGGCGCCACGCTCGTCGTCGGCACCTACGCCGCCGAACCACACACCCTGGGTTTCGCCGATGCCCTGGTGGGCGCGTTGCTGGACGGCGGCCTCGACGAACGTGAGAGCGCCTGGACCACGTGGACGATCATTTACTTCGCCCTCGGCCTCACCCAGGAAGAACAGGCGGCGGCCCAGCAGGCCCCGAACAGCCGTCTGGCGAACGCGGTCTCCGAGACGGGCTACCCCGCCCTCCATCGCGTCCTCGGCCACCTCGACGCGGAATCCTTTGACGAGCGCTTCGAGTTCGGCCTGTCCGCGATCCTCGCTCGAAGGTGA
- a CDS encoding GNAT family N-acetyltransferase: MPELKRLHAGHAPAVLAFELANRSYFGASISDRGDDFFDQFTDRYNASLAEQEAGICAFYVLVAEDGSVLGRFNLYDLEDGTARLGYRVAERVAGRGVATATVRELCRVATVMHGLCTLRAVTSHDNAASQKVLAKAGFVPVGPATPADLGGKSGTWYQRDLQP, from the coding sequence ATGCCCGAGCTGAAGCGGCTGCATGCCGGCCACGCACCGGCGGTCCTGGCCTTCGAGTTGGCGAACCGCAGCTACTTCGGTGCCTCGATCTCCGATCGCGGCGACGACTTCTTCGACCAGTTCACCGATCGGTACAACGCCTCGCTGGCCGAGCAGGAAGCCGGCATCTGCGCCTTCTACGTGCTCGTCGCCGAGGACGGCTCGGTACTCGGCAGGTTCAACCTGTACGACTTGGAGGACGGCACTGCCAGACTCGGCTACCGGGTCGCGGAGCGGGTCGCCGGCCGCGGCGTGGCGACCGCGACCGTCCGGGAGCTGTGCCGGGTGGCGACAGTGATGCACGGCCTGTGCACACTGCGGGCGGTCACCTCCCACGACAACGCCGCATCCCAGAAAGTCTTGGCCAAGGCCGGGTTCGTCCCGGTTGGCCCTGCCACTCCGGCCGATCTCGGCGGCAAGTCAGGCACTTGGTACCAGCGCGACCTCCAGCCATAG
- a CDS encoding MarR family winged helix-turn-helix transcriptional regulator, whose translation MPAPAPTPRNPSTASEGPMSYAIFQLARAHRARAAAMLREMDLHPGQELLLMQLLDRDGQTQSELLESVGLDHSTVSKSLRRMQDAGLLIREPAQHDRRVMVVHLTDKGRAMREPIAAMWQALEETSARDLSAQQAESFVRTAYAIADAINSRTLPREESE comes from the coding sequence ATGCCCGCGCCCGCCCCGACACCCCGCAACCCCTCCACGGCCAGCGAGGGACCGATGAGCTACGCGATCTTCCAGCTCGCCCGCGCCCACCGCGCCCGCGCCGCCGCCATGCTCCGCGAGATGGACCTGCACCCCGGACAGGAACTACTGCTGATGCAACTCCTGGACCGGGACGGCCAGACCCAGTCCGAGCTGCTCGAAAGCGTCGGCCTGGACCACTCCACCGTCTCCAAGTCCCTACGCCGCATGCAGGACGCAGGCCTGCTCATCCGCGAGCCGGCCCAACACGACCGGCGCGTCATGGTCGTCCACCTCACCGACAAGGGCCGTGCCATGCGCGAGCCCATCGCGGCCATGTGGCAAGCCCTGGAAGAGACCTCCGCACGGGACCTCTCGGCGCAGCAGGCGGAGTCCTTCGTCCGCACCGCCTACGCCATCGCCGACGCGATCAACAGCCGGACCCTTCCGCGGGAGGAGTCCGAGTAA